A portion of the Calliphora vicina chromosome 5, idCalVici1.1, whole genome shotgun sequence genome contains these proteins:
- the LOC135961105 gene encoding uncharacterized protein LOC135961105: MVFIISTSLKLICNVLKSEIENTDLQNSKRLEIRELLKTLNGSERALVAKHFCKLIWNIGSLKILSILQELRILTATEYILSCESTEVQLILNDLLESEYELIANLLINATLDSNNSIRLNAILDECLENLFKDLFLKPELNDLSFLCYVKKTTTAEIQTKIIHKILSSILSLYQTNIKEAFLKFSSWINEGVDDLKFPQDLYKQLLTQHTEETLNFLLKCSSVENFKEWKFFLIMLQAISYSNSEIAGPYIRKYLKLRLKQCAAIPCKRSVMHMLLTARAATANTMDITKNLNNYAEWYKTNIGEMKFSLKAEEFQNVLSLLDQCINYEMEVDYLEIHTLIGIAPPVLCGKFVQTYKSKCKQRLQQIKKGNLQVDPANESVVIDDSN; the protein is encoded by the exons ATGGTTTTTATAATCAGCACTAGTTTGAAATTAATTTGCAAT GTCTTAAAATCTGAAATAGAGAACACTGATTTGCAAAATTCAAAAAGACTTGAAATAAGAGaacttttaaaaacattaaatggcAGCGAAAGG gctttagttgcaaaacatttttgtaaattaatctGGAATATTGGCAGCttaaaaatcttaagtattTTACAAGAATTAAGAATATTAACAGCAACCGAATATATATTGAG CTGTGAGAGTACAGAAGTTCAATTAATACTAAATGATCTATTGGAATCAGAATATGAGTTAATAGCGAATCTACTGATCAATGCCACCTTAG ACTCCAATAATTCTATACGTTTGAATGCAATATTAGATGAATGTTTAGAAAATCtgtttaaagatttatttctaaaaccGGAATTGAATGATTTGAGTTTTCTTTGTTATGTTAAGAAAACTACAACAG ctgaaattcaaacaaaaattattcacaaaattttatcatCGATTTTGAGCCTTTACCAAACTAATATAAAAGAggcttttcttaaattttcctCTTGGATCAATGAGGGTGTAGATGATTTAAAATTTCCCCAAGATTTATATAAGCAG CTCTTAACTCAACACACCGAAGaaactttgaattttttgcTGAAATGTTCTTCTGTCGAAAACTTTAAAGAatggaagttttttttaattatgttgcAAGCTATTTCATATAGTAACAGCGAAATAGCTGGACCTTATATAAGAA AATATCTTAAATTACGTCTCAAACAATGCGCTGCAATTCCCTGCAAACGTAGTGTTATGCATATGCTGCTAACTGCCAGAGCTGCCACCGCCAATACCATggatataacgaaaaatttaaacaattatgctGAATGGTATAAGACCAATATAGGTGAAATGAAATTTTCCTTAAAagccgaagaatttcaaaacgttttatCTCTGCTGGATCAATGCATCAATTATGAAATGGAAGTGGATTACTTAGAG ATTCACACTCTTATAGGAATTGCACCACCTGTTCTGTGTGGGAAATTTGTACAAACTTATAAAAGTAAATGCAAACAACGACTGCAACAAATTAAAAAGGGAAACTTACAAGTCGATCCAGCCAATGAAAGTGTTGTAATTGATGAcagcaattaa
- the Ccs gene encoding copper chaperone for superoxide dismutase, translating into MSEIKIEFAVEMKGEHCADKVRQALKGMGEVEIDSELGRVVVHTQEPWFVLKEKIEETGRKAVLNGFGGQSAVSIINTTGSDVDQCPVQGVVRFTAIRKDKPGLVVDGVVDGLSPGLHGIHIHETGDVSAGCDSVGSHYNPRGSPHGSPDDDINNRHAGDLGNIRADDSGRATFRFMDNVLEVWEIIGRSVVITQNPDDLGRGHNEQSQIDGNAGDRIACGIIARSAGILQNFKKICACDGVTLWDERYKPIAGGKRTQKL; encoded by the exons ATGAGTGAAATtaag ATAGAATTTGCGGTAGAAATGAAGGGAGAACACTGTGCCGACAAGGTTCGTCAAGCTTTGAAAGGCATGGGAGAGGTTGAAATAGATTCTGAGTTGGGAAGAGTTGTTGTACATACCCAGGAGCCGTGGTTTGTGCTTAAAGAGAAAATCGAAGAAACCGGACGAAAAGCAGTACTTAACGGATTTGGAGGCCAGTCGGCTGTATCTATCATAAATACAACGGGTAGTGATGTAGATCAATGTCCAGTACAAGGTGTTGTGAGATTTACAGCGATACGAAAAGACAAACCTGGTTTGGTAGTAGACGGTGTGGTTGATGGTCTCAGTCCCGGATTACATGGCATACACATTCATGAAACGGGTGATGTCTCGGCTGGCTGCGATTCGGTTGGTAGCCATTATAATCCTAGAGGTTCACCACATGGCTCACCGGATGATGATATAAATAACAGGCATGCTGGAGATTTGGGTAATATAAGAGCGGATGACTCTGGTCGCGCTACTTTCCGTTTTATGGACAatgttttagaagtttgggaaATAATTGGACGCTCTGTTGTTATTACACAAAATCCCGATGATTTGGGTAGAGGCCACAATGAACAGAGTCAAATTGATGGCAATGCGGGTGACAG AATTGCTTGCGGTATTATAGCTCGTTCTGCCGGtattttgcaaaactttaaGAAGATTTGTGCCTGTGATGGCGTAACGCTTTGGGATGAACGCTACAAGCCTATAGCTGGAGGCAAAAGAACACAAAAACTGTAA